In Phaseolus vulgaris cultivar G19833 unplaced genomic scaffold, P. vulgaris v2.0 scaffold_17, whole genome shotgun sequence, the sequence ATGACTGACTACTTCACACTTTTTCATGGAATCACTCATccggctaaaagatacacataaccaaatgtGGACTTTCTTGTATCCATACAACCAACaaaatctgaatctgtatatccaatcacctcaagatgATCAGATTTCCTATACGTAAGCATGTGATTCTTTGTCCCTTGTgagtatcttaaaactttctttgcagctttccaatgatccaatcctGGATCATGTTGATATctaccaagcataccaactgcaaaGCTAATATCTGACCTTCTACATGTTTGAGCATACATCAAACTCCCAACAACAAATGTATAAAAGATATTATCCATTTGTTTTTGTTCCAAAAcattctttggacattgcatgagactaaatttgtctcctttctgtatTGGAACAGGATATGCTGAACATTTATCCATTttgaatctctctaaaactttattaaatatatgCTTTCTGAGACAAGCCTAACAGTTCTTGTGATCATGGAATATTTCTATTCCCATCACATAGTATGTCTCACTCATATCTTTCATTtcaaagttattagagagaaacttcttagtctcacttaatagaccaagatcattagttgcaagcaaTATATTATCTACATATAgaatcaaaattataaacttgcttaagtttacacaccatgtgttcatttccttcttcaatgaaccccattggttggtccatataaacatcATCTTCTAAATTTTCATTCAAAAGACATTTTTGACAGTCATATGatgcaactcaagatcataatgagttattaatgccatgataattctaaaggaatctttcttagaaacaAGTGAAAATGTTTCATTATATCAATGCCATCTTTTTTAGTAAAACATTTGACAACAAGTCGGGCTTTATAAAGTTTGATATTGTCATGAGAGTCACGTTTAGTCTTAAATACCCATTTACACCCAACTCTCTTACATCCTTCTAGAAATTTCATAAGATCTCATACATCATTATgtgccattgatttaagctcatctttcatggcatctaaccacttatcagaattatcatcattgatAGCTTCTGAAAAGGAAACTGGGTCATTATCAATGCCTAAGTCATTTTtctgactcttgtagataaaccacataatcattcgaaataacaaacattttttctctttgagatcttcttaatactatttcttgtggttgttaTACTACAAGTTCATTGTTAACCTCATGATcataatttgttgttcttcttcatcgttGAGTGGTTTaactacattaggaacaacaatacttaaagtagaggtactagttaaaggaacttgtactctaacttccttaatctccacattttgtgaagCTTCACTTCCACTagtttcaccattttcaatgaactTTGTATTTCTAGTTTCAACAATTCTTGTACTATGGGTAGGACAAtaaaacatatacccttttgTCTTTGCTAGATAACCAATAAAATATCCACTAATTGTTCTTACATccaatttcttttatttcagATTGTATATTCTAATTTTTGCTTGACATCTCCAAACTTGTAGGTGTCTTAAACTGGCTTTCCTACCTGtccacaattcaaaaggtgTCTTTTGAACAGTCTTACTAGGAACCTTGTTCAATAGATACATGACAAtttttaaagcatacatccaTAACAATACAGGTAAAGATGAATTACTTAACATActcctaaccatatccattaaggttTGATTACGCCTATCTGACACACCCTTTTTTTGTGGTGTACCTAGCATTGTGTATTGAGCATAAATACCACATTTCTCAAGAAACTTAGAAAATGGACCAGGGTATTGTCCCctttcatcatactttccataatattcaTCACCTTTATCTAACTTGACAATTTTCACCTTTTTGTCTAATCGcctttccacttcatttatataaacttccaaGGCATTTACTGCTTGAGATTTTTCATGTAGTAAATAGACATAACCATAACGTGAAAAATCATTAATGAAGGTGATAAAATACATTTCTTTATTAAAAGAATTTAcatcaaaaggtccacatatatcagtgtgtataatttcaagaagctgAGTGCTTATTGTGGCtcccttctttgtgtgttttgttcgTTTACCTTTAATACAGTCCACACATGCATTCAGATCAGTAAAATCTAAATTTGGAAGTATTTCATTATTTACtaatttttcatcttttctttggAAATATGTCCCAAACGTTTATGCCACAAGAAAGCAAAACATTCATTCACTAAACTACGTTTAGTGCCAACCTTATGATGCAAGGTCATAATAGTTTCAACATATAAATTATCAagattcaatttatataaacCTTTATAAAGAGTACCAAATCCAATCAAACAAGTACACTTATACAAACTGAAACAACCATTCCCAAAATTAAAAGAGTATCCAGCAATATCAAGTTTAGACAAAGAAACTAAATTTCTAGAGATACTAGGTACATATAAAATATCCATCAAGTCTAAATAAAATCCAGTGTCAAGGATTAAACGATAAGTCCCGACAACTTCCACTAGAACCTTCACTCTATTCCCCATAaagacaaacttttcatttggTTTTATGGTTTAGATTGAAAGGAATCCCTAcatcatattagaaacatgagttgtgcatctagaatcaatccaccaagaATTATGTGGAACTTCAATTAAGTTTGATTCAAAATATACATAATAAGCATTATGATTTCCTTTCTTTTTGAACCAAAGCCTTACGTTTCAGACAATCCTTTTGGAAATGTCAAGATTTCCCACAGAAATGACATTTGCCATTTTTCTTCTGGTGTCTTTCCATGTTTCTTGTAAACTTTCTTTCTAGCTCCCTATTTTTTCACATAATTAACAAAGTGGTCTCCTTAATTCTTAACTTTGGTCTCTTCCTGAACTAACATATTGTGCAATTTATGCACATTCCATTTGTCTTTCATGGTATTATAGTTCATTTGGAAATGACCATACTCAGACGGTAATGAGTTCAAAATGAACTACACAAGAAAAATTTTATCCACTGTCATTCCAAATGACTTAAGTCTTCCTGCAATATTTGTCATTTCAATGACATGTTCATTTATAGTATGAGAACTATCAAATTTCATGGTAGTTAAGGTACTCATTAATGTCCCGGAAAGAGACTTATCAATATTTTGGGAGTGCTCTTtcacaaatttcataaattattttgcATTATCAATTTTGGGAATAACAAACTTAATATTACTTGCTATGCTCATTAACATAAACATCACACTATGTATGTTTGACCTTTTCCAAGCCCTATAATGATTTTTCTCTTTAATGTTGTCAGCATCAATAATCGCAACATGTTTTCAATCAGGAAAATTCAATCCATTAAAGACTGGAACTAACTTAGCATATGAATGTAAAGACACATGAACAAATACTTCAACTAACACATGTttaacattaatactttgaGTCATAAACTTAACATACAATACAGATTCAAATAGCAAACAAACATTTTATTCatactaatgttctcctttgggtgatacattaatacacaaaacataatgatgctgataatattaacatttgacaatatatgtgtattaactagaaacacttgttatctttggatatacaaagaaaactaataacacatactcGCTACCAATATGATTCAGAATAAGTTGCAGCATTTCATTCAGTCAACTTGGCTTTTTATATAGTTTGTCTTTTCCTTGACGCCTGTCACATGTAATTTATTAGCTATATGTTTACCTTGGTGGCccatttttaaatatgtaattagTTATAAGTTCTAtataatctaaatttttttcGCTTACTATAATTGAGTTCAAATCAAATGTAATTTATTGCCTACATATTCattttttgactttttttttaactatgtaATTCATTATGAGTTCTATATAATCTATTTTTGAGATAATTTTTTCATGAATTATAAGATTACAGTATGGAATCAATGACttcaactttttaaaaaattccaTAAGAACATTTTGCTTTCAAGAAGCTTAAAagttattttgtaattattattcTAATATTACTAAATACTGTTAGAGTTAAgcagtgtctaagttcaagaggggaggggtgaattgagcttatcaaattttcgcaAAAGAGGCAACTTTACAGTTTAACAATggtgaaaagaacagattgatatTAAACAAAACAGATTGTTGTACATATGGCTTTTAGCACAACCAGAACATGATCAACACGATTTAGATCAACCAGCAGCAATACCATAACCAAATTGATTAACTTTCACAGTTTATAAAGTTGCAGTTTGTAGcacaaaattaatcaattttacttAACATAAGCCATCTAGAGTAATGAATCAAATGTCACAGTTCAGTTAAAGAAAACAGTTCACCCTTTACCCTATTACAAATTCACACAACAACTTGATTTATGTTTAGAGAATTGATTAACAAGTTAGAACGACAGATTTAACCAGGTCCAGAATTGAcagattttgttttaatataacagattcctttcttgacagattatgtgAAAACACAGAATTAAGTGCAAGGATGAGAAAAGAAACACAAGagaatttttatactggttcactcatcaagagctacgtccagttcaccttactccaaggtggaattcactaaaaacatat encodes:
- the LOC137817157 gene encoding secreted RxLR effector protein 161-like — translated: MDKCSAYPVPIQKGDKFSLMQCPKNVLEQKQMDNIFYTFVVGSLMYAQTCRRSDISFAVGMLGRYQHDPGLDHWKAAKKVLRYSQGTKNHMLTYRKSDHLEVIGYTDSDFVGCMDTRKSTFGYVYLLAG